In one Alphaproteobacteria bacterium SS10 genomic region, the following are encoded:
- the purM gene encoding phosphoribosylformylglycinamidine cyclo-ligase gives MPQETKSPQTYRDAGVDIDAGNALVDAIKPLARSTARKGADGGLGGFGGAFDLKAAGYNDPILVSGTDGVGTKLKLAIESDTHHTIGIDLVAMCVNDLIVQGAEPLFFLDYYATGKLSVETGRAILSGIAEGCRRAGCALIGGETAEMPGLYAEGDYDLAGFAVGAVERERMLTGEHIQAGDAILGITSNGLHSNGFSLVRRIVEQQGAGLDDPAPFDAEQTLGAALLAPTKLYIRSCLAALATDQVRGLAHITGGGLTENMPRVLPDGLGIRIDLNCWTPPPVFGWLSTAGRVAPLEMLRTFNCGIGMVVIVPGDAVEQVSNILAQQGETVLPIGTVEASEGQTPDERVSYINLREDWLS, from the coding sequence GTGCCCCAGGAAACCAAGAGCCCGCAGACCTATCGTGATGCTGGCGTTGATATCGATGCCGGAAACGCACTAGTCGACGCGATCAAACCATTGGCCCGTTCCACCGCGAGAAAGGGCGCCGATGGCGGTCTTGGTGGCTTTGGCGGGGCGTTTGACCTCAAAGCAGCCGGGTATAACGATCCCATCCTCGTATCGGGCACAGACGGTGTGGGCACCAAGCTCAAGCTGGCGATTGAGAGCGATACCCACCACACAATCGGCATCGATTTGGTCGCCATGTGCGTCAATGACCTGATCGTTCAGGGTGCCGAGCCTCTGTTCTTCCTCGACTACTACGCAACTGGGAAACTCAGCGTCGAAACCGGCCGCGCGATTTTAAGCGGTATTGCCGAGGGCTGTCGCCGCGCAGGTTGCGCCCTGATCGGCGGAGAAACGGCCGAGATGCCGGGCCTTTATGCCGAGGGTGATTATGACCTCGCAGGCTTTGCCGTCGGCGCTGTTGAGCGTGAGCGGATGCTGACCGGGGAGCATATTCAAGCTGGCGATGCGATTTTAGGAATCACCTCTAACGGCCTGCATTCAAACGGATTTTCTCTAGTTCGGCGGATTGTTGAACAACAGGGCGCTGGCCTCGATGACCCAGCACCGTTCGATGCTGAGCAGACGCTAGGCGCCGCTCTCCTTGCACCAACGAAGCTGTATATCCGCAGCTGTCTTGCCGCGTTGGCCACCGATCAGGTTCGCGGCCTCGCCCATATCACCGGCGGCGGATTAACAGAGAACATGCCACGGGTGCTGCCCGACGGGCTGGGCATCCGGATCGATTTGAATTGCTGGACCCCGCCCCCAGTCTTTGGCTGGCTATCCACGGCAGGCCGCGTTGCGCCGCTTGAGATGCTGCGCACCTTCAACTGCGGCATCGGCATGGTTGTCATTGTGCCGGGCGACGCGGTTGAGCAGGTATCCAACATCCTAGCCCAGCAAGGTGAGACCGTTCTGCCAATCGGCACGGTGGAGGCAAGTGAAGGCCAAACGCCAGACGAACGCGTCTCCTACATCAATCTGCGTGAGGATTGGCTGTCGTGA